One Halictus rubicundus isolate RS-2024b chromosome 10, iyHalRubi1_principal, whole genome shotgun sequence genomic window carries:
- the LOC143358109 gene encoding uncharacterized protein LOC143358109 gives MEVGNVEIGAVVACNENSPPVEVDNIRRSTVWKWFNKTGKEECLCNLCKKIFKCKRSSTTSLKRHVECQHSDAYFTDRDERLDDQEQVKEEIVMLQTICVVNDSEFRKVVKVLEPRYNLPSRTTFSEYIVPPMYENEKKRLETQLKKDIENTESFVFTTDGWTSRSNENYLSVTVHYLDGTFNIQNFTLKISNVTEAHTSEHINSFLKNTLAEWNLDNAKFQTYFVTDNIEGEHVKEHVNMFCEHREGCTTKPYMAANSMFRSYFTVCCLLWGVKFAWICLQGDSKGKGDGSGGLKHSLKKIDSFFPKKPRLEIAYSKNSPTTTTDENNCIADASASTATLPTLTIDEEKTCSPVTNDIQPTICTSTSDSDQIKTSLSQPKFASDIACYIGENINDSTKAMLLEKHWQPPPNYTFPHCVVNKKGKQTKKYAQKSHLDKFHWLVLSHKDQGLYCKYCALFVVAPGGGVQTKTPLCRLVKEPLKAFGNLLGENGLLLTHQRNKYHELAVQAGKNFLLSFHKPEINIMNQVNSQRLKQINENRERLRPIVKTIIFCGHQNISLRGHRDDGKLLNYDSVVADEGNFRALLKFRIDSGDIALQQHLESSKSNATYISKTVQNELIDVCAEIIQENILQNVREAKYFSILFDETTDISHISQLSLSFRYLHDGVIKEHFVTFCDTYDVLRREDNNSGDIEPRLTGVALAKIVENLCTKFNLDLSWCVGIGTDSCSVMASDTKGAVQELMKIAIHAKRCPCNNHVLNNSLARSSKVVSCRNTSGTMRKVVAFANASAKRHEIFKIELGAAMQGICETRWVERHDGHLQFQGDNLVKICSALEKISAWQDNKTANDAHCLLQTLRSSDFIISSICLSDVLGTTVSLSRILQSNSIDLKKATDAINDTLSVLQNKRENVDVIYRQLFEEAKEVAEQLDVEIKCPRIVSKQIHRANNQPAQSAEEYFRRAIYIPLLDSIISDLQDRLSPDVLNLFQLSVFMPKSECSNEDIETVKQLATDYTLLLDNTPFSVIVNEYRLWMVKWQAWQRSQDIPQSISDLILNCDIDMYPNIRKFLCIMATLPVSVATAERSFSTLRRIKSWLRSSMVEDRLTGLALLHIHKNVPIDVNDVITRFGRRRKRKIDFVI, from the exons ATGGAAGTAGGCAACGTAGAGATAGGTGCAGTCGTTGCGTGTAATGAGAATTCTCCTCCGGTGGAAGTGGACAATATTCGCAGAAGTACTGTTTGGAAATGGTTTAACAAAACTGGTAAAGAGGAGTGCCTTTGCAATCTTTGCAAGAAGATATTCAAATGCAAAAGATCAAGTACGACATCACTGAAACGGCACGTGGAATGCCAGCATAGTGATGCATATTTTACGGACAGAGATGAAAGACTTGACGATCAGGAACAAGTCAAGGAAGAAATAGTAATGCTGCAAA CCATTTGCGTAGTAAATGATAGCGAATTCAGGAAAGTTGTGAAAGTACTAGAGCCGCGGTACAATTTGCCAAGTCGTACAACTTTCTCAGAATACATCGTACCCCCAATGtacgaaaatgaaaagaaaaggtTGGAGACGCAACTAAAAAAAGATATCGAAAAt ACGGAATCCTTTGTTTTCACGACGGATGGATGGACTTCAAGATCGAATGAAAATTACCTGTCCGTTACGGTGCATTATTTGGATGGAACCTTCAACATCCAAAATTTTACGTTAAAAATATCTAACGTCACCGAAGCGCACACCAGCGAACACATAAATTCGTTTCTAAAGAACACGCTGGCAGAGTGGAATTTGGACAACGCTAAATTTCAAACGTATTTTGTGACAGACAACATCGAAGGCGAACATGTGAAGGAACATGTGAACATGTTCTGCGAACATCGTGAAGGCTGTACGACTAAGCCCTACATGGCAGCGAATTCCATGTTTCGCTCATACTTTACAG TCTGTTGTCTGTTGTGGGGTGTGAAATTTGCATGGATTTGCTTGCAGGGTGATTCTAAGGGAAAAGGAGATGGTAGTGGTGGATTGaaacattcattaaaaaaaatagattcattTTTCCCAAAGAAACCAAGGCTTGAGATTGCTTACTCGAaaaattcacctacaacaactacagatgaaaataattgtattgcCGATGCTTCTGCTTCTACAGCTACATTGCCTACATTAACCATAGATGAAGAAAAAACATGCTCTCCTGTTACTAACGATATTCAGCCTACAATATGTACATCGACTTCTGATTCTGATCAGATAAAGACTTCACTTTCTCAACCAAAGTTTGCTTCAGATATTGCTTGTTATATAGgggaaaatataaatgattcaACTAAAGCTATGTTGCTTGAAAAGCATTGGCAGCCTCCCCCTAATTATACTTTTCCGCATtgtgttgttaataaaaaaggaaaacaaacaaaaaaatatgctcAGAAGTCTCACCTTGACAAGTTTCACTGGCTTGTTTTGTCGCATAAAGACCAGGGTCTTTACTGCAAGTACTGTGCTTTGTTTGTCGTAGCTCCTGGAGGTGGTGTACAGACAAAAACACCTTTATGTCGACTCGTAAAAGAACCATTAAAAGCTTTCGGTAATTTGCTAGGTGAAAATGGTCTTCTGCTAACACACCAGCGAAACAAATACCACGAATTAGCTGTCCAAGCAGGGAAGAACTTTTTATTGAGTTTTCATAAACCGGAAATTAACATAATGAACCAAGTAAATAGTCAAAGactgaaacaaataaatgaaaatagagaACGTTTGCGACCAATCGTAAAAACTATAATATTTTGTGGCCATCAAAATATATCGTTACGTGGCCATCGCGACGATGGTAAATTGCTGAACTATGACAGCGTAGTAGCCGATGAAGGGAATTTTAGAGCCCTTTTAAAATTCCGTATTGATTCTGGCGATATTGCATTGCAGCAACATTTAGAATCTTCAAAATCCAACGCCACGTACATCAGCAAGACTGTACAAAATGAGTTGATAGATGTTTGCGCAGAAATCATCCAGGAAAACATTTTACAGAATGTGCGGGaagctaaatatttttcaattttgttcgatGAAACAACAGATATATCACATATCTCACAGCTGAGCCTATCATTCCGATATTTGCATGATGGCGTTATTAAGGAACATTTTGTGACTTTTTGTGATACCTACGATGTTCTTAGACGTGAAGACAACAATTCAGGTGACATAGAGCCTCGATTGACAGGTGTAGCTTTGgcgaaaatcgttgaaaatctgtgtACCAAATTTAACTTAGATTTATCTTGGTGTGTGGGTATTGGAACTGACAGCTGCTCGGTTATGGCATCAGATACAAAAGGTGCAGTGCAAGAATTGATGAAAATAGCCATTCATGCTAAACGTTGCCCGTGCAACAACCATGTGCTCAATAACTCATTGGCAAGATCATCCAAAGTAGTTTCCTGTCGCAATACATCTGGCACAATGAGAAAAGTTGTGGCATTTGCCAATGCATCCGCTAAGaggcatgaaatttttaaaatagaactcGGAGCTGCCATGCAAGGTATTTGTGAGACACGTTGGGTAGAGAGGCATGATGGGCATCTTCAATTTCAAGGAGACAACTTAGTCAAAATTTGTAGCGCTTTGGAGAAGATTTCTGCTTGGCAAGACAATAAAACTGCCAATGATGCGCATTGCTTGCTGCAAACATTGCGCAGTTCtgactttattatatcctccatctgtTTAAGTGATGTATTAG gtACTACTGTATCTTTAAGCAGAATACTGCAATCGAActcaattgatttaaaaaaagctaCGGACGCTATTAATGATACTTTAagtgttttacaaaataaaagagaaaatgtgGACGTAATCTACCGACAGCTTTTTGAAGAGGCTAAAGAAGTAGCTGAGCAGCTAGATGTAGAAATTAAATGCCCCAGAATAGTATCAAAACAAATACATAGGGCCAATAACCAACCTGCTCAATCTGCTGAAGAGTATTTCCGCAGAGCTATATACATCCCTCTTCTAGATTCAATAATAAGTGATCTCCAGGACCGCCTGTCTCCTGATGTACTTAATTTGTTTCAGCTAAGCGTTTTCATGCCAAAAAGCGAATGTAGTAATGAAGACATTGAAACTGTGAAACAACTAGCTACCGACTATACATTATTACTAGATAACACTCCATTTTCTGTCATTGTAAATGAATATCGGCTGTGGATGGTGAAGTGGCAGGCGTGGCAGCGGAGCCAGGACATACCGCAGTCGATTTCTGAtcttattttaaattgtgaCATCGATATGTATcctaatataagaaaatttttatgtattatggCTACACTACCTGTCAGTGTAGCGACAGCAGAAAGGTCTTTCTCTACGTTGCGCAGAATTAAATCGTGGCTAAGATCTTCAATGGTTGAAGATCGCCTAACCGGACTGGCACTTCTCCACATTCATAAAAACGTACCCATTGACGTAAATGACGTAATAACGCGTTTCGGGAGAAgacgtaaaagaaaaattgattttgttatttaa